From a single Vibrio toranzoniae genomic region:
- a CDS encoding DUF3955 domain-containing protein — MNFLRKYKISVLFCICGILCLIVYNIIGSSVDEKGFLVEPFGLIPLFWLFQLLALVALVVTFARHRKAQ; from the coding sequence ATGAATTTTCTCCGTAAGTATAAAATAAGCGTCCTTTTCTGTATCTGCGGTATTTTGTGTTTAATTGTTTATAACATCATCGGCTCATCCGTAGATGAAAAAGGTTTTTTAGTTGAGCCATTTGGACTTATTCCTTTATTTTGGCTTTTTCAGCTACTGGCGTTGGTGGCTTTAGTTGTCACCTTCGCAAGACATAGAAAGGCGCAGTAA
- a CDS encoding GFA family protein, with translation MKGKGKCLCGSVKLEVEYASYELAACHCSMCRTWSGGPMLAIDCADSVEISGESNIVRYQSSDWAERGFCGQCGTHLFYFLVPSNQYHLPVGLLMPGDDYKLTHQIFIDEKPEYYEFKNETQNMTGAEVFAYFESGE, from the coding sequence ATGAAAGGTAAAGGAAAGTGTTTATGTGGCTCGGTTAAATTGGAAGTAGAGTACGCCAGTTACGAATTGGCGGCTTGCCATTGTAGTATGTGTAGAACTTGGTCAGGCGGTCCGATGTTAGCTATTGATTGCGCTGATTCAGTTGAAATATCAGGTGAATCAAATATTGTAAGGTACCAATCATCAGATTGGGCAGAAAGAGGTTTCTGCGGTCAATGCGGTACCCACTTGTTTTACTTTTTAGTGCCAAGTAATCAGTATCACCTTCCTGTTGGGTTGCTGATGCCTGGGGATGACTACAAGTTAACTCATCAAATATTCATTGATGAAAAGCCCGAATACTACGAATTTAAAAATGAAACACAAAATATGACTGGTGCGGAAGTTTTTGCTTACTTTGAAAGTGGAGAGTAA